Part of the uncultured Desulfobacter sp. genome, CGCCAAAACCATCACCACCACAACCCCGACCCTGCTTATGAAAGAAAGCATAATAAGAAATCAGTCATCTGCCAAGGAAAAACAACAGGTTCGTTGCTGCCATTGTTCGAGTTCTTTGACCATCCGTAACGGAACCTATCCGCGAAATCATCCCCAAGACGACACAGAAATAAGGGTTCAGCGCTATTTGTGCAAATCGCCCCTGTGTCCATGGAAAAGTTTTTCTGTTCTTCCTGAATCCATCATGCCGGTCGTCCGTCACACCCTTGAGGCGATATGCTGCTGCGCAGCCATGGTCAGTGCCGGAATGAACCAGGCACAGACGGCAAGATTCTTTGGGTGCACCCGGGGTGTTGCTAAACGGCTCAGGATCTTTTCTCAAAAATTCATGCCCTGGTTTTCCCGGGAAAAGACTGTTGCCGAATGGGGGCCGGATCCGCCCTCCTTCTGGCCGGACTTTACCAGGGATGTTTCCCAGAGTTTTTTCCCTGGAAGATGGGTTAAATTACCATCAACACAAAACATACATTGTTAAATTACAGTCGGTTATGTTGATATGCCACCAATTCCAACTATCAATTAAGGAGGTGGTCATGCCAATACCTGACCCAGCCGATCTCGCTGTCTGGCGATACGGCATTATCAGCAGTCTTCTTCATCGAAATGAAGAGGTAGAGACCATGGAGGAGGCACTGATCAGAATTGCCGGAGTTCAGTATCGCCGGCCTGACGGTCAATTTGTGTCCTTTTCTCCGGAAACCTTAAGAAAATGGTTTTATCGTTATCGGAACGGCGGCCTGCCGGCGTTAAACGATGCCCAAAGAAAAAACACCGGCACCCACCATGCCGTACCCAGGGCGATCTCGGACCGATTGTTTCAACTGCGGCAGGAACATCCCAGATGGACTTTTGCCCGTTTGATCGAACAGCTGGTTCAGGATAAAGTCTGGGATATGCAGTCTCCGGCCCGTTCCACGCTTTATCGCTTTGCCCGGACATGCAACCTTCAACGAGATCCCCATTTGACGGTGCATGATCCGGCTCGACCCTTTCAATATCAGTTCTTTGGTCA contains:
- a CDS encoding transposase, with product MKESIIRNQSSAKEKQQVRCCHCSSSLTIRNGTYPRNHPQDDTEIRVQRYLCKSPLCPWKSFSVLPESIMPVVRHTLEAICCCAAMVSAGMNQAQTARFFGCTRGVAKRLRIFSQKFMPWFSREKTVAEWGPDPPSFWPDFTRDVSQSFFPGRWVKLPSTQNIHC